A region of Rhodospirillaceae bacterium DNA encodes the following proteins:
- a CDS encoding branched-chain amino acid ABC transporter permease: protein MEFVDYLQAVTDGVMQGAYYALIGIGFTLIFGVMNKINLAYAAAAFGGAYASLGVAALIGTGDDFGLPPLLMFLVSAIAAGLFAWVVYTICFRFTPDHYELATLMATVGAFFLIEEIAVHATDGEPMDFPEVLQGIIEDPMIEFSDAFAVRGDLLTIFLLALIAMGLLLTLLYRTKLGLATRAVAQQRTAAQLCGISVDRTNATTFIIAGVLGGLAGAMIGAAVGVLSPLLFVPLTVKGLIVTVMGGLGSIPGAIVAGLLVGGLENVFLALRGITERDMYVMLLLFLFLAFRPQGLFGKKVLRD from the coding sequence GTGGAATTTGTCGATTATCTTCAGGCGGTCACCGACGGCGTGATGCAGGGCGCGTATTACGCGCTCATCGGAATCGGCTTCACGCTGATCTTCGGCGTGATGAACAAGATCAACCTGGCCTATGCAGCGGCGGCGTTCGGCGGCGCCTACGCCAGCCTCGGCGTCGCGGCGTTGATCGGCACCGGCGACGATTTCGGCTTGCCGCCGTTGCTTATGTTCCTGGTATCGGCGATCGCCGCGGGCCTGTTCGCCTGGGTCGTCTATACGATCTGCTTCCGATTCACGCCGGACCATTACGAACTCGCCACGCTGATGGCGACGGTCGGCGCATTCTTCCTGATCGAAGAGATCGCCGTCCACGCCACCGACGGGGAACCGATGGATTTCCCGGAGGTGCTGCAGGGCATCATCGAAGACCCGATGATCGAATTCAGCGACGCCTTCGCGGTCCGCGGCGACCTGCTGACGATCTTCCTGCTCGCCCTGATCGCGATGGGGCTGCTGCTCACGCTGCTGTACCGGACCAAGCTCGGCCTGGCGACCCGGGCGGTCGCGCAGCAGAGGACCGCAGCGCAGCTTTGCGGCATCAGCGTCGACCGGACCAACGCGACGACCTTCATCATCGCCGGCGTTCTGGGCGGCCTGGCCGGCGCCATGATCGGCGCGGCTGTCGGCGTCCTGTCGCCGCTGCTCTTCGTTCCGCTAACCGTCAAGGGCCTGATCGTCACCGTGATGGGCGGCCTGGGCAGCATTCCGGGCGCGATCGTCGCCGGCCTGCTGGTCGGCGGGCTGGAAAATGTGTTTCTTGCCCTGCGCGGCATCACCGAGCGCGACATGTATGTCATGCTCCTGCTGTTCCTGTTCCTTGCGTTCCGTCCGCAGGGGCTGTTCGGCAAGAAGGTGTTGAGGGACTGA
- a CDS encoding branched-chain amino acid ABC transporter permease, whose translation MDDFTWGLVQIVGVHTILGLSAYVILLTGQVSMAQAGFVAIGAYVAGMLTVLAEWHIVPSMITGGLAAAVLACIVGFPALRVRGLMLVVATIAFGEFVRLFWFNFDYRIAKGDIIVGPEGGEGFKQIRFFPENGWTTQDVAAFIWIVAAIILATLWWMDRSRAGKVLRAVGEDEMAAQSVGINLTVVKVSAFTAGGFIAGTAGALYAHYTTHIEHLNFDILMATFAIAYPILGGLANVWGTLFAAIFIQVIVIEVLRDLGDVRNLMFGALIILVMNFLPRGLFSAQVVRKLKEWIGAGKTSDA comes from the coding sequence ATGGACGACTTTACCTGGGGCCTGGTCCAGATCGTCGGGGTCCACACCATCCTGGGCCTGTCGGCCTATGTGATCCTTTTGACCGGCCAGGTCTCGATGGCCCAGGCCGGCTTCGTGGCGATCGGCGCCTATGTCGCCGGCATGCTCACGGTGCTCGCCGAATGGCACATCGTTCCGTCCATGATCACCGGCGGGCTCGCTGCGGCCGTGCTGGCCTGCATCGTCGGCTTCCCCGCGCTGCGGGTCCGCGGGCTCATGCTGGTCGTCGCGACCATCGCGTTCGGCGAATTCGTGCGCCTGTTCTGGTTCAACTTCGACTACCGGATCGCCAAGGGCGATATCATCGTCGGCCCGGAAGGCGGTGAGGGCTTCAAGCAGATCCGCTTCTTCCCGGAAAACGGATGGACGACCCAGGACGTTGCAGCCTTCATATGGATTGTCGCCGCGATCATCCTGGCCACCCTTTGGTGGATGGACCGTTCGCGCGCCGGCAAGGTGCTGCGCGCAGTCGGCGAAGACGAGATGGCGGCCCAGAGCGTGGGCATCAACCTGACCGTGGTGAAGGTGTCCGCCTTTACCGCCGGCGGTTTCATCGCCGGGACCGCGGGCGCCCTGTATGCCCACTACACGACCCACATCGAGCATCTGAACTTCGACATCCTCATGGCGACTTTCGCGATCGCCTATCCGATCCTGGGCGGCCTCGCGAATGTCTGGGGTACGCTGTTCGCCGCGATCTTCATCCAGGTGATCGTTATCGAAGTGCTCCGCGACCTTGGCGACGTTCGAAACCTGATGTTCGGTGCGCTGATCATCCTGGTGATGAACTTCCTGCCCCGGGGCCTGTTCAGCGCCCAGGTGGTGCGCAAGCTGAAGGAATGGATCGGCGCCGGGAAGACGTCCGATGCTTGA
- a CDS encoding ABC transporter ATP-binding protein, producing the protein MLEVANLSKHFGGVRAVDELDFTVEAGEIFGLIGPNGSGKSTTVNMIAGIFAPTDGKIFFDGEDITEAPPHVTLHAGIARTFQNIRLFNNMTVWENLWVAQNSAEQKRTGNPLARWMGGSRRAAAAVEDYLDFSNLAHKRDELAGNLAFGEQRRLEVARALAAQPKFLLLDEPAAGMNLEEVKELDERLRVLRDRGVTILLVEHVMELVMEVTDRIAVLNFGRKIAEGTPAEVQQNQAVMDAYLGAGEGGSDA; encoded by the coding sequence ATGCTTGAAGTCGCCAACCTCTCCAAACATTTCGGCGGCGTGCGCGCCGTCGACGAACTGGACTTCACGGTCGAGGCCGGGGAAATCTTCGGCCTGATCGGCCCCAACGGTTCGGGCAAGAGCACGACCGTCAATATGATCGCCGGTATCTTCGCGCCGACCGACGGCAAGATCTTCTTCGACGGCGAGGACATCACGGAAGCGCCACCGCACGTCACGCTGCACGCCGGCATCGCGCGGACCTTCCAGAATATCCGCCTGTTCAACAACATGACGGTCTGGGAAAATCTCTGGGTCGCCCAGAACTCGGCCGAGCAGAAGCGGACCGGCAATCCGCTCGCGCGCTGGATGGGCGGGTCGCGACGCGCCGCCGCTGCGGTCGAGGACTATCTCGACTTTTCCAACCTCGCCCACAAGCGCGACGAACTGGCCGGCAACCTGGCTTTCGGCGAGCAGCGCCGGCTCGAGGTGGCCCGGGCGCTCGCTGCGCAGCCTAAATTCCTGCTGCTCGACGAGCCGGCCGCAGGCATGAACCTGGAAGAGGTCAAGGAACTGGACGAGCGCCTGCGCGTGCTTCGGGACCGCGGCGTCACGATCCTGCTGGTCGAGCATGTCATGGAGCTGGTGATGGAGGTCACGGACCGGATTGCCGTGCTCAATTTCGGCCGCAAGATCGCCGAGGGCACTCCGGCGGAGGTGCAACAGAACCAGGCCGTGATGGACGCCTATCTCGGCGCCGGCGAAGGCGGGTCCGATGCTTGA
- a CDS encoding ABC transporter ATP-binding protein: protein MLEITDIVTSYGKIEALKGVSLSVAPGKITCLLGPNGAGKTTTMMTVSGLLKPRRGNITFEERNITGRDPGHIVQSGIALVPENRLVFPDMTVHDNLRTGAYSRSDNEIEDDIEHMFERFPRLHERQLQHAGTLSGGEQQMLAVARALMARPKLLLMDEPSLGLAPLIVEEIFRIIRDLNAEGVSIFLVEQNVHQALKVAHHFYLLEQGRVTFGGSPGDLEEDEVIQRAYLGSAEQT, encoded by the coding sequence ATGCTTGAGATCACGGATATCGTCACCTCCTACGGCAAGATCGAGGCGCTGAAAGGGGTTTCCCTTTCCGTTGCGCCTGGCAAGATCACCTGCCTGCTCGGCCCGAACGGCGCCGGCAAGACCACGACGATGATGACCGTCTCCGGCCTGCTGAAGCCGCGCCGCGGGAACATCACGTTCGAAGAGCGGAACATCACCGGGCGCGATCCCGGCCATATCGTGCAGAGCGGTATCGCCCTGGTCCCGGAAAACCGGCTGGTCTTCCCGGACATGACGGTTCACGACAATCTGCGCACCGGCGCCTACAGCCGTTCGGACAACGAGATCGAAGACGATATCGAGCACATGTTCGAACGGTTCCCGCGCTTGCACGAGCGCCAGTTGCAGCATGCCGGGACGCTTTCGGGCGGCGAACAGCAGATGCTGGCGGTCGCCCGCGCCCTGATGGCCCGGCCCAAGCTGCTGCTGATGGACGAGCCGTCGCTCGGCCTCGCGCCGCTGATCGTCGAGGAGATTTTCCGGATCATCCGCGATCTCAACGCCGAAGGTGTGTCGATCTTCCTCGTCGAGCAGAATGTCCACCAGGCGCTCAAGGTGGCCCACCATTTCTACCTGCTGGAACAGGGCCGCGTGACCTTCGGCGGATCGCCCGGCGACCTCGAGGAAGACGAGGTGATCCAGCGGGCCTATCTGGGGTCGGCCGAACAGACATAG
- a CDS encoding branched-chain amino acid ABC transporter permease encodes MTVGSGYALLAIGFTLIFGVLRRLNLSYGPSIMVGVFFGTFLFLQFQAGWYSVLVATVLGAVIAGAYVERLCFWAIKKGAAVASMVSSFAVWMQLEEAVTIAFPDRTYEFPALGDFELIELGELSVRQEHLIMLGIAALLVFALHQLLFRTRFGLAVRAVSEDPDAALFMGVNTGRVIFLAFILASAIGGVAGYFIMATEEVITPKFGLQATFKGLIAMMLGGMGSVPGAIAGGLLLGVVEKQAEWYAGAVWRDIAAFMLLFVFLIFRPGGLLAQGAAARDLAALRRV; translated from the coding sequence ATTACCGTAGGTTCGGGTTACGCCCTGCTTGCCATCGGCTTCACGCTGATTTTCGGCGTCCTGCGCCGCCTCAACCTGTCCTACGGCCCGTCGATCATGGTCGGCGTGTTCTTCGGGACCTTCCTGTTCCTCCAGTTCCAGGCCGGCTGGTACTCCGTGCTGGTGGCGACCGTCTTGGGCGCGGTGATCGCCGGCGCCTATGTCGAACGCCTGTGCTTCTGGGCGATCAAGAAGGGCGCGGCTGTGGCCTCGATGGTCTCGAGCTTCGCCGTCTGGATGCAGCTCGAAGAGGCCGTCACCATCGCCTTTCCCGACCGGACCTACGAATTTCCCGCGCTGGGCGATTTCGAGCTCATCGAGCTGGGAGAGCTTTCGGTCCGCCAGGAGCACCTGATCATGCTGGGCATCGCGGCGCTCCTCGTCTTCGCGCTGCACCAGCTGCTCTTCCGCACGCGCTTCGGTCTGGCAGTGCGGGCGGTCTCCGAGGATCCCGATGCCGCGCTCTTCATGGGCGTCAACACCGGGCGGGTGATCTTTCTCGCCTTCATCCTGGCGTCGGCTATCGGCGGCGTCGCCGGCTACTTCATCATGGCGACCGAAGAGGTCATCACGCCGAAATTCGGCCTGCAGGCGACCTTCAAGGGGCTGATCGCCATGATGCTGGGCGGCATGGGATCGGTGCCGGGCGCCATCGCCGGCGGGCTGCTGCTCGGCGTCGTCGAGAAACAGGCGGAGTGGTATGCCGGCGCGGTCTGGCGCGACATCGCCGCCTTCATGCTGCTGTTCGTGTTCCTGATCTTCCGGCCGGGCGGCCTGCTCGCGCAAGGGGCGGCGGCCCGCGACCTGGCCGCGCTCAGGCGGGTGTAG
- a CDS encoding branched-chain amino acid ABC transporter permease, whose product MDDHVITVLNNIGGFSFIALSAYLLLLSGEISFGQQAFYGIGAYASGVMTAMFGMSFWLALPLAMIVSGLAAALVGGLTLRLRGLYFAIATLAFAETIRLILVATTWQVEVDGEPVGPNGSEGLGNIRWGFDNEYEPVDFLWMIYGSLGIVLLLFFLMERSRLGSIVRTIGADRLLAETQGINVTRYKILVAGLAGAIAAIGGAFYAHIQTTVYPENFDVMLGVHSLAYGLIGGLGTAVGPILGVLLDVGFLEAVEWVQGYRMIVFGGLVAVLLIFMPRGILDERRVHRLRTMLRGWRAETHGAAGN is encoded by the coding sequence ATGGACGACCATGTCATCACGGTGCTGAACAATATCGGCGGATTTTCGTTCATCGCGCTGTCCGCCTATCTGCTTCTGCTCAGCGGCGAGATTTCCTTCGGCCAGCAGGCGTTCTACGGCATCGGCGCCTATGCCTCCGGGGTCATGACGGCCATGTTCGGCATGAGCTTCTGGCTCGCCCTGCCGCTCGCCATGATCGTTTCGGGGCTGGCGGCGGCCCTCGTCGGCGGCCTGACGCTGCGCCTGCGCGGCCTCTATTTCGCCATCGCGACCCTTGCGTTTGCGGAAACGATCCGCCTGATCCTGGTCGCGACCACCTGGCAGGTCGAGGTCGACGGCGAACCGGTCGGCCCGAACGGCTCGGAAGGGCTCGGCAACATCCGCTGGGGCTTCGACAACGAATACGAGCCGGTCGACTTCCTGTGGATGATCTACGGCTCGCTGGGCATCGTGCTGCTTCTCTTCTTCCTGATGGAGCGCAGCCGCCTCGGCTCGATCGTCCGGACCATCGGGGCGGACCGGCTGCTGGCCGAGACCCAGGGCATCAACGTGACGCGGTACAAGATCCTGGTGGCGGGGCTTGCCGGCGCCATTGCGGCGATCGGCGGCGCCTTCTACGCCCATATCCAGACGACCGTTTATCCCGAGAATTTCGATGTCATGCTCGGCGTGCACAGCCTCGCCTACGGGCTGATCGGCGGCCTCGGCACGGCGGTCGGACCGATCCTCGGCGTGCTGCTCGACGTCGGGTTTCTCGAAGCCGTCGAATGGGTCCAGGGCTACCGGATGATCGTGTTCGGCGGACTCGTGGCCGTCCTTCTGATCTTCATGCCGCGCGGGATCCTCGACGAGCGCCGCGTGCACCGGCTGCGGACGATGCTGCGCGGATGGCGGGCCGAAACCCATGGCGCTGCTGGAAATTAG
- a CDS encoding ABC transporter ATP-binding protein, which produces MALLEISGIGRRFGAVEALDAIDLSVEEGEVFGLIGPNGSGKTTLFNVLTGVYPPSAGEIRLDGAPIGGVRPERIAGMGLARTFQNLRLVPHMSAFDNVWLAQHRRPGMGMRDILAVGGRKERARRGEVEALLEQTGLAARRDTFAGDLPLPDQRRLEIARALVRQPRLLLLDEPAGGMTPLETREMADLIRTVAAPGRTLIVIEHKMDLIAEICDRLCVLDFGRKIAEGPPGRVLSDPKVLDVYLGREDGDD; this is translated from the coding sequence ATGGCGCTGCTGGAAATTAGCGGGATCGGCCGGCGGTTCGGCGCGGTCGAGGCGCTTGACGCGATCGACCTCAGTGTCGAGGAAGGCGAAGTCTTCGGGCTGATCGGGCCGAACGGCTCCGGCAAGACCACCCTGTTCAACGTGCTGACCGGAGTCTATCCGCCGAGCGCGGGGGAAATCCGCCTGGACGGCGCGCCGATCGGCGGTGTCCGGCCCGAGCGCATCGCCGGAATGGGCCTCGCCCGCACATTTCAGAATTTGCGCCTGGTCCCGCATATGAGCGCCTTCGACAATGTCTGGCTGGCCCAGCACCGGCGCCCCGGCATGGGGATGCGCGATATCCTCGCCGTCGGCGGACGCAAGGAGCGCGCGCGCCGCGGCGAGGTCGAGGCGCTGCTGGAACAGACCGGCCTGGCCGCCCGGCGCGATACCTTCGCCGGCGACCTGCCCCTGCCCGACCAGCGCCGGCTGGAGATCGCCCGGGCCCTGGTCCGCCAGCCGCGGCTGCTGCTGCTCGACGAACCGGCCGGCGGCATGACACCGCTGGAAACCCGCGAGATGGCCGACCTGATCCGCACGGTGGCGGCGCCGGGACGGACGCTGATCGTGATCGAGCACAAGATGGACCTGATCGCCGAAATCTGCGACCGGCTGTGCGTGCTCGATTTCGGCCGCAAGATCGCCGAGGGCCCGCCCGGCCGCGTGCTCAGCGACCCGAAAGTCCTCGACGTCTATCTCGGCCGCGAGGACGGCGATGATTGA
- a CDS encoding ABC transporter ATP-binding protein, producing MIEVRSLAVSYGNIRAVLGIDLDVAAGEIVALIGANGAGKSSTLRAISGIEKPTGGTIRFEGRDIAGRPPHEIIAAGITQVPEGRQIFGRLSVRENLRLGAYLRSADEIDAAIAEVAALFPILQDRLDAPGSELSGGQAQMLALARGVIARPRLLMLDEPTLGLAPKTAGEIFAIIRRLRADGLTIMLVEQNLRQALKIADRAYVLESGRIVLQGTAAELAADRRLHDAYLGVSREDLS from the coding sequence ATGATTGAGGTCCGCAGCCTCGCCGTCAGCTACGGCAACATCAGGGCGGTGCTGGGCATCGACCTGGACGTCGCGGCGGGCGAGATCGTCGCCCTGATCGGCGCCAACGGCGCCGGCAAGAGCTCGACCCTCCGGGCGATCTCGGGCATCGAGAAGCCGACCGGGGGCACGATCCGTTTCGAGGGCCGGGACATCGCCGGCCGCCCGCCGCACGAGATCATCGCCGCCGGGATCACCCAGGTGCCGGAAGGCCGCCAGATCTTCGGCCGGCTGAGCGTGCGCGAGAACCTCCGCCTCGGCGCCTATCTGCGTTCGGCCGACGAGATTGACGCCGCCATCGCCGAGGTCGCCGCCCTTTTTCCGATCCTGCAGGACCGGCTGGATGCGCCGGGCTCGGAACTTTCCGGGGGTCAGGCGCAAATGCTGGCGCTGGCCCGCGGCGTGATCGCCCGGCCGCGCCTCCTGATGCTGGACGAGCCGACGCTCGGTCTGGCGCCCAAGACGGCGGGCGAAATCTTCGCGATCATTCGCCGGCTGCGCGCCGACGGTCTGACGATCATGCTGGTGGAACAGAATCTGCGCCAGGCCCTGAAAATCGCGGACCGCGCCTATGTGCTGGAGAGCGGCCGGATCGTCCTGCAGGGCACGGCCGCCGAACTGGCCGCCGACCGCCGTCTTCACGACGCCTATCTCGGCGTCAGCAGGGAGGATTTATCATGA
- a CDS encoding FixH family protein has protein sequence MRFVLAGLAAAALVTGPALAKERAAVKIECKETETSLVYDCMLHLSGKKSEKPVEGARVAVKPDMPTMPGAHNIRASTATPAGTPGAYGFRMKLDMYGIWALKVTVTGPLRDIVVQKIEFRK, from the coding sequence ATGAGATTCGTTCTTGCGGGTTTGGCCGCCGCCGCCCTTGTGACGGGCCCGGCTCTTGCGAAGGAGCGGGCCGCGGTGAAGATCGAGTGCAAGGAAACCGAGACGAGCCTGGTCTACGACTGCATGCTGCACCTGAGCGGCAAGAAGAGCGAGAAGCCTGTCGAAGGCGCCAGGGTGGCCGTGAAACCCGACATGCCGACCATGCCCGGCGCCCACAATATCCGCGCGTCGACCGCAACCCCGGCCGGCACGCCCGGCGCCTACGGCTTCCGGATGAAGCTGGACATGTACGGCATCTGGGCCCTGAAGGTGACCGTCACCGGCCCGCTGCGCGACATCGTCGTGCAGAAGATCGAGTTCCGGAAATAG
- a CDS encoding type II toxin-antitoxin system HicA family toxin, giving the protein MLRILRGFGFEIVSIRGSHAKLVRVTASGQRQVLTVPVHAELQVGTIRAIYRQASRFIDSAELQRKFYSG; this is encoded by the coding sequence GTGCTGCGCATCCTCCGCGGCTTCGGTTTCGAGATCGTTTCGATCCGTGGCAGCCACGCCAAGCTGGTGCGGGTGACGGCATCGGGGCAACGGCAGGTGTTGACGGTTCCGGTCCACGCCGAATTGCAGGTCGGCACGATCCGGGCGATCTACCGGCAGGCTTCCCGGTTCATCGATAGCGCGGAATTACAGCGCAAATTCTATTCCGGTTGA
- a CDS encoding type II toxin-antitoxin system HicB family antitoxin — MADRIGTGTRNPPIHAEVLAAAQLLCGTADWTFRLVDVVRALSHLNERSVRTHVASRCCENAPENHAHRWPYFRRVRRGVYEILPAYRGSAPGGPVTYDRSATGDRTGDPLTARDSAQSEGMSAIHAVVAESEGWFVVECLEVAVVTQGRSLDETLANLRSALALHLDEEELARTGLSPAPRLVVSYETSAFAPEWRA, encoded by the coding sequence ATGGCCGATCGCATCGGAACCGGAACCCGGAACCCGCCGATCCATGCCGAGGTGCTCGCCGCGGCGCAACTCTTGTGCGGGACGGCGGATTGGACATTCAGGCTTGTCGATGTCGTTCGCGCTCTTTCCCACCTGAACGAACGCTCGGTCCGCACGCATGTCGCCAGCCGGTGTTGCGAGAACGCGCCGGAGAATCATGCCCACCGCTGGCCTTATTTCCGCCGGGTGCGCAGGGGCGTCTACGAGATCCTGCCGGCGTATCGCGGAAGCGCGCCCGGCGGCCCGGTAACCTATGACCGGTCCGCAACCGGCGACCGAACGGGCGATCCGCTCACAGCGCGCGATTCGGCGCAAAGCGAGGGCATGTCGGCGATCCACGCCGTCGTCGCAGAGAGCGAGGGATGGTTCGTCGTCGAATGCCTCGAAGTCGCGGTCGTAACGCAGGGCCGGTCGCTCGATGAAACGCTGGCGAACCTGCGAAGCGCGTTGGCGCTCCATCTCGACGAGGAAGAACTTGCGCGGACCGGCCTCTCCCCGGCGCCGCGTCTCGTGGTCAGTTACGAAACCTCCGCCTTCGCTCCCGAATGGCGCGCCTGA
- a CDS encoding sulfatase-like hydrolase/transferase: MSGKRNVLWIMADQLRFDYLSCAGHPTLDTPHLDALAARGVRFDRAYVQSPFCGPSRASYYTGRYCRSHGATWNGFPVRVGEPSLGDHLRDLDVRCALVGKTHMVPDREGMARFGIDPDSPIGRSIAECGFEPFERDDGLHPFASVDKAPDYNEYLRRLGFEADNPWEEWANSGEGPDGEILSGWLLKNSGLPARIPAEHSETAYMTNRAMEFMAEAEAREPDRPWLLHLSFIKPHWPYIAPAPYHDMYSADDILPAVRSNAERQTDHPLYRAYQDSRICQTMARDEVRRAVIPAYMGLVKQIDDELGRLFAWMEEKGLMENTMIVFCSDHGDYLGDHWMGEKDLFHEPSIRTPLILYDPRPEADATRGSASSALVEGIDLVPTFLEYFGGPELPHILEGRSLSPLLRGAAAPWRQYAFAEYDYATRPARVALGEHANDSRLVMVCDARWKFVWCKAHRPILFDLENDPKELVDLGGDPDHAEVRARMTEAILEWATRFHARTTKTHAELDRIAGGEPRNILIGIWDEADYEAAFGHPFDERPGFRKAPAAKP; encoded by the coding sequence ATGAGCGGAAAACGCAACGTCCTGTGGATCATGGCCGACCAGTTGCGGTTCGACTATCTGTCCTGCGCCGGGCACCCGACGCTGGACACGCCGCATCTGGACGCGCTCGCCGCGCGCGGCGTCCGTTTCGACCGCGCCTATGTCCAGTCGCCCTTCTGCGGCCCGTCGCGCGCCAGCTACTACACCGGGCGCTACTGCCGGTCCCACGGCGCGACATGGAACGGTTTTCCGGTGCGCGTCGGCGAACCCTCGCTCGGCGACCATCTGCGCGACCTGGACGTGCGCTGCGCCCTGGTCGGCAAGACCCACATGGTTCCCGACCGGGAGGGAATGGCGCGCTTCGGCATCGACCCGGACTCGCCGATCGGGCGCAGCATCGCCGAATGCGGCTTCGAGCCGTTCGAGCGCGATGACGGGCTGCACCCCTTCGCCTCGGTCGACAAGGCGCCGGATTACAACGAATATCTGCGCCGGCTCGGCTTCGAGGCCGACAATCCGTGGGAGGAATGGGCCAATTCCGGCGAGGGGCCGGACGGCGAGATTCTCTCGGGCTGGCTGCTGAAGAACTCCGGCCTGCCCGCGCGCATCCCGGCCGAGCATTCCGAAACCGCCTACATGACGAACCGCGCCATGGAGTTCATGGCGGAAGCGGAAGCAAGAGAGCCGGATCGGCCCTGGCTGCTCCATCTCAGCTTCATCAAGCCGCACTGGCCCTATATCGCGCCGGCGCCCTACCACGACATGTACAGCGCCGACGATATCCTGCCGGCGGTGCGCTCCAACGCCGAGCGGCAGACCGACCATCCGCTCTACCGGGCCTATCAGGATTCGCGCATCTGCCAGACGATGGCGCGCGACGAGGTCCGGCGCGCGGTCATCCCGGCCTATATGGGCCTGGTCAAGCAGATCGACGACGAACTGGGCCGGCTGTTCGCCTGGATGGAGGAAAAGGGCCTGATGGAGAACACGATGATCGTGTTCTGCTCCGATCACGGCGACTATCTGGGCGACCACTGGATGGGCGAAAAGGACCTGTTCCACGAGCCGTCGATCCGCACGCCGCTCATTCTCTACGATCCCCGCCCGGAGGCGGACGCGACCCGGGGCAGCGCCAGCAGCGCCCTCGTCGAAGGGATCGACCTGGTCCCGACCTTCCTGGAATATTTCGGCGGCCCGGAGCTGCCCCATATCCTCGAAGGCCGCTCGCTGTCGCCGCTTCTGCGCGGCGCGGCGGCACCGTGGCGGCAATACGCCTTCGCCGAATACGACTATGCCACCCGCCCGGCCCGTGTTGCCTTGGGCGAACATGCGAACGACTCCCGGCTCGTCATGGTGTGCGATGCGCGCTGGAAATTCGTCTGGTGCAAGGCGCACCGGCCGATCCTGTTCGATCTGGAGAACGATCCGAAGGAACTGGTCGATCTGGGCGGCGACCCGGACCATGCCGAGGTCCGCGCCCGCATGACCGAAGCGATCCTGGAGTGGGCCACCCGCTTCCACGCACGCACCACGAAGACCCATGCCGAACTCGACCGGATCGCCGGCGGGGAACCGCGCAACATCCTGATCGGCATCTGGGACGAAGCCGACTACGAAGCCGCATTCGGCCACCCGTTCGACGAGCGTCCGGGATTCCGGAAGGCGCCGGCGGCAAAGCCGTAG